In Vidua chalybeata isolate OUT-0048 chromosome 5, bVidCha1 merged haplotype, whole genome shotgun sequence, one genomic interval encodes:
- the DRAM1 gene encoding DNA damage-regulated autophagy modulator protein 1, with the protein MPRAAMLCCMPGVAFVPALLVSWSSAAFIISYVIAVLAGHVEPLVPYISDTGTKPPESGVFGFMINISALLASITMYIRYLLIEKQNESSHFVRSSCNMLTLCVGLMGCTGMGIVATFQELAVPSVHDIGALVAFGSGVLYITLQSIISYKSCPRWNTYFVCHIRMAISVISCIAFITMIVFASKISMTKIDWTPGEKDYTYHFMSAICEWTVAFGFIFFFLTFIRDFQRLSLRISTEIHEES; encoded by the exons ATGCCCCGGGCGGCGATGCTGTGTTGCATGCCCGGCGTGGCTTTCGTGCCCGCTTTGCTCGTTAGCTGGTCCTCGGCCGCCTTCATCATCTCCTATGTGATCGCCGTGCTGGCGGGGCACGTCGAGCCCCTCGTCCCCTACATCAG CGACACTGGAACTAAACCTCCGGAGAGCGGTGTCTTTGGTTTTATGATTAATATTTCAGCACTTCTAG cttcaaTTACAATGTACATCAGATATTTATTAATAGAGAAGCAAAATGAATCATCACATTTTGTTAGGTCTTCATGCAATATGCTTACATTATGTGTGGGCTTGATGGGCTGCACTGGAATGGGCATTGTTGCAACTTTTCAG gagctggctgtTCCCAGTGTCCATGATATAGGAGCTTTGGTGGCCTTTGGCTCAGGTGTTTTATACATCACACTTCAGTCTATAATCTCCTACAAGTCCTGCCCACGATGGAACACTTACTTTGTGTGTCACATAAGGATGGCCATATCTGTCATATCATGCATTGCTTTCATTACCA TGATTGTCTTTGCTTCAAAAATTTCCATGACAAAAATTGATTGGACTCCAGGTGAAAAG GATTATACTTACCATTTTATGAGTGCAATCTGTGAATGGACAGTGGCCTTTGGTTTCATCTTCTTCTTTTTAACATTCATTAGAGATTTTCAG agacTTTCTTTAAGGATATCAACAGAAATACATGAAGAATCCTGA